GTTTGCCATGATCGAGAACGGCGCGGACGTGCTTTATGCCGAGCGGTTCGGTGTTTCGGATGCCGCGCAGGAGAAGGGCATCCTGGCCATCGGCAACGTGATCGACACGCAGTCGGAATATCCCGATACGGTCGTCGCCTCGGCCATCTGGCACTTCGAGCCGACGCTTCAGGCGGCGCTCGAGAAATACCGCGCGGGCGAGTTCAAGGCCGAGAATTACGGCGTCTATTCCTTCATGAAGGAAGGCGGCGCGTCGCTGGCCCCGCTGGGCACGTTCGAGGGCAAGGTTCCCGAGGACGCGATGGCCCTCGTGCGCGAGCGCGAGGCAGCCATCAAGGCCGGTGAGTTCACCGTGGAGATCAACGACGAAGAGCCGACATCGACGCGATGACAGACCAACCCGAGGCGCAGGACACCGTCCTGCGCCTGTCCGGCATCACCAAGCGGTTCGGCACGCTCACGGCGAATGACGCGATCAGCTTCGATCTGAACCGCGGTGAGGTGATCGCCCTATTGGGCGAGAACGGGGCCGGCAAGACGACCCTCATGAACATCCTCTTCGGCCACTACACTGCCGACGAGGGCACGGTCGAGGTCTTCGGCCGGACGCTGCCACCCGGGGCGCCGGGGGCGGCGCTGGAGGCGGGTGTGGGCATGGTGCACCAGCATTTCACGCTGGCCGACAACATGAGCGTGCTCGACAACATTCTTTTGGGAACCGAGCCGTTGTGGCGGCTGGGGCTGGGCCGGGGGGCCGCGCGGCGCAAGGTCGAGCGGCTTGCCGAGGATTTCGGGCTGAGGGTCGACCCGGATGCCAAGGTGGCGACGCTTTCGGTGGGCGAAAGGCAGAGGGTGGAGATCCTCAAGGCGCTTTACCGTGATGCGCGCATCCTCATCCTCGACGAACCGACCGCCGTTCTCACTCCGCAGGAGACGGACGCGCTTTTCGAGACGCTGCGCACGGCGGTGGCGCAGGGGCTTTCGATCATCTTCATTTCGCACAAGCTGCACGAGGTGATGGCGATTTCGAGCCGGGTGCTGGTGCTGAGGCACGGCAAGCTGGTCGGCGAGGTGGAGACCGGCAGGACGGATCGTCACAAGCTGGCCGAGATGATGGTCGGCGCCGAGATCAAGAAGATCGAGCCGCGCGCCGCGACGCCGGGGGAGGTGCTTCTGAGCCTCGAGCGGGTGAGCACGGCGCCGCAGGGCAACAGGCCCGGCCTGAAGGCGGTCGATCTCGACCTGCGGCGGGGGCAGATCACCGGGCTGGCGGGCGTGAGCGGCAATGGGCAGGGGGCGCTGGCCGATCTGCTGTCGGGGCTTGACGTGCCGACCGACGGCGAGATGCGCCTTGGGGGCGAGGCGGTGCGCGACTGGTCCCCGCGCGCGGCGGTGGCGCGCGGCATCGGGCGCATCCCCGAGGACCGGCACCGGACGGGCACGATCGCGGATTTCTCGCTGACCGAGAACGCGGTGCTGGAGGGCTACGCGAAACCGCCCTTCTCGCGGCGCGGCTGGATGGACTGGCGCCGGGCGCGGGATCTGACCGAGGAGATGATCGGGAAATACGACGTGCGCTGTCCGGGGCCGGACACACGAATCCGCCTGCTCTCGGGGGGCAATATGCAGAAGCTGATCCTTGGCCGCGTCTTCGAGGCGGGACCGGAGATCATCCTTGCCAACCAGCCGGTGCGTGGTCTCGATATCGGCGCGGTGACATATGTGCAGGAGCAACTGATCGCCGCGCGGGATGCCGGTGCGGCGGTGCTTCTCATCTCGGAGGATCTTGACGAAGTGCTGGCCTTATCGGAC
This window of the Roseovarius sp. SCSIO 43702 genome carries:
- a CDS encoding ABC transporter ATP-binding protein is translated as MTDQPEAQDTVLRLSGITKRFGTLTANDAISFDLNRGEVIALLGENGAGKTTLMNILFGHYTADEGTVEVFGRTLPPGAPGAALEAGVGMVHQHFTLADNMSVLDNILLGTEPLWRLGLGRGAARRKVERLAEDFGLRVDPDAKVATLSVGERQRVEILKALYRDARILILDEPTAVLTPQETDALFETLRTAVAQGLSIIFISHKLHEVMAISSRVLVLRHGKLVGEVETGRTDRHKLAEMMVGAEIKKIEPRAATPGEVLLSLERVSTAPQGNRPGLKAVDLDLRRGQITGLAGVSGNGQGALADLLSGLDVPTDGEMRLGGEAVRDWSPRAAVARGIGRIPEDRHRTGTIADFSLTENAVLEGYAKPPFSRRGWMDWRRARDLTEEMIGKYDVRCPGPDTRIRLLSGGNMQKLILGRVFEAGPEIILANQPVRGLDIGAVTYVQEQLIAARDAGAAVLLISEDLDEVLALSDVIHVMSEGRLSPEFARGTMTPAELGGWMAGQGFEHAA